Below is a window of Falco peregrinus isolate bFalPer1 chromosome 3, bFalPer1.pri, whole genome shotgun sequence DNA.
CCATCTCATTCTCACTCCGCTCTCCAGGTTCAGGTAACGCAGCCTGTCCTGCCAACTGCAACCTCGCTGCAGCAGGCTCAGCCTCCACGGGAGCAGCCCTTGCCTCCTGCACCCATGGCCATGCCTCATATCAAACCTCCTCCTACTACCCCCATCCCTCAGCTCCCCACTGCTCCGTCCCACAAGCACCCTCCTCATCTCTCTGGCCCTTCTCCATTCTCAATGAACTCCAACTTGCCTCCACCACCTGCTTTAAAACCTCTGAGCTCCCTCTCAACTCATCATCCTCCATCTGCACACCCTCCTCCTTTGCAGCTGATGCCTCAAAGCCAGCCACTGCAGTCTTCGCAAGCCCAGCCTCCGGTACTGACACAAAGTCAGAGCATTCCCCCACCTGCCACTCACCCCCCATCTGGACTCCATCAGGTGTCCTCCCAGCCCCCCTTTTCTCAGCATCCATTTGTTCCTGGAGGCCCACCTTCCATCACCTCTCCCTCTTGCCCTTCCACTTCAACGCCACCTACTGTGCCTGGCATCCCACTTCAGACTTCCGTCTCCACATCAGCTTCTAGTGGAAACATGCCAGTGGTGACAGCCTGCACGCTGCCGCCTATTCAGATCAAAGAAGAAGTCCCAGATGAAGCTGAGGAACCAGAAAGCCCTCCCCCTCCACCCAGAAGTCCGTCACCAGAACCTACTGTGGTGGATACACCAAGTCATGCTAGTCAATCAGCCAGGTAGGGAGGCTGTCATCAGTGCTTCCTTAATGagctctgttttcctgtttagcAGGGCCTTCTCAAAAGCTGAGACATGAGCTCATGTGAGTGCCTGAGTGTATTTTACCTGTGCATCTTGTTAGCTTCTCTTTCTAGCAtgattttgctctgcttttctggaaaggTGCTGTTTCAGACAGCATATTCAGACAGGGCATTAAAGTTCGTAACTGAGAGGGGTTTCATGCTCTACTTACCTGTGGAGTAATGTGGTACAATTAATTTTCTCATGGCTTTCAGGGCAGCTGGTAGTGCTACTGTGTAAGTTcgttttggtttggttggttggttttggtggtttgggttttttttgacataCAGCTCCTTTAATCCCAGGTTCTTGCATTTTTCCGAAGGCTAagctctttctcttttgtttgttttttttcaggttctATAAGCACCTGGACCGTGGCTACAATTCATGCTCAAGAGCAGACTTATACTTTATGCCCCTGGCAGGATCGAAACTagcaaagaagagagaagaggcCATTGAAAAGGCcaaaagggaagcagagcagaaagccagagaagagagggaaagagaaaaagaaaaagagaaggaaagagagagggagcgTGAGCgtgaaagagaagcagaaagagctGCGGTAGGTTTATTTGTAGCTAAGAGCTGTTTAAAGGAGTTGATATGGTAGGATCTGGCATGGATGGTGACTGTAGAATGCAGATCCCCAGAAGCACTTTAATGCAAATGCGATCAGGTACCTGTGACTATGGGAACCTTGTGTCTTAAGTGAAAGCCAACCAGGAAAGAGCACCTCCTGGACTGCCTGGGACTGACTTCTCTTTAAAGGAAATGGAGAGTTTCTCCTCCTGGTTTGTTTCTGATGTGTGCAGCAAGCCAGTGCAACTGGTGATAACTAGGCCAAGTATTTACATTTACTTAAGGTAGAAAAGCACTCTGTGCAGATACAGTGAGTGCCTTTCTGTACTACTGTGCAGGCACAGGAGTGCTGTCTGCTGGAAAAAGGGAATCTATaggctttttaaatttcaagCAAGCTTGATTAACTTTATTTTATGTGGAGACCCAAACTCCAGTTCTGTTATGAAGAGCTGGTACAACTAACCCATTTTTCTGTGGCCTGTCAGAAAGGAATGATTACTTCTGGGCCCACAGAATTGGTAGGGCAGTAAGACTCTATTGATGCTGAAGAAGGTCCTACAGTCTTCCTGGTCCATAGTGCATTTCAGAGATCTGAATCATTGCTGTGTTTTACCTTAGGGTTGTAAAAGTCAGGGTGTAGCATCTGTCTTAAGGGACGTGCCACGCCTGGGgactttgctttattttggggTAGGGATCCTTGGGAAATCATGGGGCAGCTGTGCTTATTGGCCTCCCCAGAAGCACTGTGCAGGCTTTGTacaggaggggagagcaggatGCGATGTCCTGATGTGAAAGGAGTGGAATTGTTGTGCTGTGGATCGTGGAGATGAGTTTCCTTGGGTTTAGTAAGTTTTAGGATACCAGTGAGTGGGTAGAAGAGAGGAAGAACACCCTGCAAACAGGACCAGGAGTCCGTAGTGGTGTGTACCAGCCAGCTGTTGCCCATAGCTGTGACATGTACCAACCGGTTGCTACTCTACTAACTGTAAAGCAGTTAGGCTTTGATGCTACCGCTACAACGTACTTACTCTCTGGCCTACAGGATAGACAGAATCCAGTTCTTCCCCATACCACAGTGAATCACAGAACTGCAGGAGTCGCAGGGCTCAGCAGGCTGAGCTTAACTCCTCTTAGAGCTTGAAGCACAAGAAGGGAGGAGTGTGCAAATGACCTCACCCATTTGCTTCCTTCCATCTGGGTTTGAACCCCCTTGAAAGAGAGACTTGCACTGGCAGGCCCACAGTTACGGCCTGAAATGAGCTACCCTGTGTGCCTGCTGTGTTTCTTTACGCCAAGCATGTTGAACTAAAATTCTTTTCCCCCATTCTGTGTAGCAGAAGGTATCCAGCTCCTCCCACGAAGGCCGTCTTGGAGAGTCTCAGCTCAGTGGACCAGCACATATGAGACCTTCGTTTGAACCTCCGCCGACAACCATTGCTGCTGTACCACCTTACATTGGTCCAGATACACCTGCTTTACGAACACTAAGTGAATATGCCCGTCCTCATGTCATGTCGCCAACAAACCGTAATCATCCCTTCTTTGTCCCTCTAAACCCCACTGATCCACTTCTGGCCTACCATATGCCTGGCCTCTACAATGTGGATCCCACCATTCGGGAACGAGAGCTGCGAGAGCGGGAAATCCGGGAGCGAGAAATCCGAGAAAGGGAGTTGAGAGAGAGGATGAAACCTGGCTTTGAGGTGAAgcctccagagctggatgcactGCACCCAGCTACTAACCCCATGGAGCATTTTGCCAGGCATGGTGCACTGACTATTCCCCCAACAGCAGGACCTCACCCATTTGCTTCCTTCCATCCGGGTTTGAACCCCCTTGAAAGAGAGAGACTTGCCCTGGCAGGCCCACAGTTACGGCCTGAAATGAGCTACCCTGACAGACTGGCAGCAGAGAGAATACATGCTGAGCGGATGGCATCGCTGACAAATGACCCGTTGGCACGGCTCCAGATGTTCAACGTTACGCCTCACCATCACCAACATTCACACATACACTCGCATTTACACCTACACCAGCAGGATCCCTTACATCAAGGTGAGCCCAGGGAAATGGGCTAGGGAGTTAAGCAGGCAACCTCACAAGCTGTTAGCGGTAGTCTGCTTGACACAGGCAGACTGTGACTCTGGAATTCAAGTAGCAAAATGCCAGTTTTCTTGTGTATGATACAACTTCTGTACTGTGTAAGGCTGTGGTAACTGAAATGCAGACAGTTCTTTTTTAGAAGGGTGGACCAATAACAGGGATAAAGTAAATGATGGTAATGGTACAGTGATCTTCATTGAGACTGCAGGCTGTCAGTGTAAAaggtttgctgttttgttttggttttttgttttaaagtactGAGAGTGCTAAAGCACCAGCTTAGAATGGTGTCTGGAGTACAGACTGAGACTTCATTGGGTGTAGGAGAGGTGTCACGGAACTGGTAACACTCATGCTAATGGATGTTATGTTATGGGTTACAGCTGGAAAGGAGCTGAAGCTGGAGTTTCCATATaggagctgaaaaaataaattaggagAGAAAGACTTCATCTCTTTAGCCACTTGACTGTTCAGCCATCTTTAGTTGAGCTGAAAATCTCTCTCACAGTCCTCCTAAGGATCATTTAAACTTACCAGTTGGCATCTTTTTAGCTACAGTGTATTCTTATGTGTGGAATTTCcccctgaaatatttaatagtctcaaaaaataattgatGCCTTGCTTGTTTGTAAAGCAAGCTACTTAGTTACTCCTCTAGAAGTCTGAGTCCGGACCTGGGATTCTGAAAGATAAGGCACTAAGCAGaatttctctgattttctgGTGGCAGACTGGAGAGAACGTTGCAAGCAAGGCACCAGGTGAAGCAGCTGCCAAGTTaaggggtaaaaaaaataatcccaagtACTCAGTGCAGCTTCTGGTGCAGCTGGCCACAAATCTGCAAGCAAATATAGCATAGTTTGCCTTGGAGCAGTATGTGTTAAGTGTAGCTGGGATGTCCACATTTTGCAGTTTGGAAGGAATTTGAGTGCTGTTGCAGAAGCCAAAGTGTATAGCAAGGAAATGGGCAAGGTCTTGTGAGAGTGTTAGGGGGGTGAGGGTTTACAGGTAGGAGATGATAGCACTGAATATCAGCATTCTTAAAGCTGTCAGCTGTGGAGGTTGGTTGAGACTGACTGCGCAAGTTACAAACAAGTTCAGTTCGAGGCAGGTTTGCATAGCCCAttgacagcagaagaaatttgtCATAGATTGTGTCTATACAAGCATTCTGTTCTCAGGTAGGTCACTTACCACCTCTGTGCAGGTAAGTCTAGATATTCCCCGGTTTTTTGTTCTGGGCAAAAATACGGCTAGTGCAATCTCATTTTCGGTCTAGCAAGTGACTGGTGCAGACAAACAAGTTGTCACGTGTCTCTTACATGTATTTGAGAATTAATTTGGCTTTAATCTTGGATGCCAGGTTGAAATACATTTAGAGGTTATAGAGTGTCTCGAAGCAGTTCTTGCTCCAGAGTAGCTCCATAGGTGGGTAAGGCCCTAAAGTGCATAACCTGTGTGTCTCCTTAGAGTGGGGATGAATAGCATATAAAATGACCACACATTTCTGCTCTGGACCACGTTGCAGCTGAGGGAGAATTGAGTTAGCTGTGTTGTGTTCCTTTCATTTTGGTTCCTCTGTTAGCAGCTTAACATCCAGAGATTTCAGATGAGTCCGAGTAagtatttttcaggttttgccagtgtaattttttttcattatattggTAAAGTGGCATCAGAGGGGTGGTCTGCAGTTGGGTCCCTCTCCACATACAGATGGTGCCAATGTCATTTTTTGCAAACAAAGGTGTTTGTCAGCATTTGGCCTGTCAGGTAGTATTGGTTAAGTCAGAAGGATGATAAGTGCTTCTGTACTAAATGGCACTAGTGATCCTTCAATTTTATGTGTGTGAAGGGGCATAAgagttcttgaaaaaaatctgctaaatGTTGACTGtctgtgtttttctctgttgcttggtggatttctttttcttgcagaaattaaaaaccatGGGTTGTTGCTTTAACAATTAAGACTGGTAAGCAGGTGTCTCTTGAAGATAGAAAAGTGGGTTTCAGATTGGTTGGAGTTAAGCTCCTGGTAATTAACATGTCAGTTTGGCCATACGGTGATCCAGCTCAAGTCTAGCAGGACTTTTGATCTCCCAGCAGCAAGGGAAGCTTCACAAAGCAGTTGatggcttgctttctttccttcttttaaaggTTCAGCAGGACCTGTTCACCCGCTGGTGGATCCTTTAGCAGCTGGACCCCATTTGGCACGTTTTCCCTACCCACCTGGGACCATCCCCAACCCATTGCTAGGGCAGCCACCTCATGAGCATGAAATGCTCCGACATCCGGTCTTTGGTGAGAGCATTTTACGGTCCTTTAGGAAGGTTGGCTCTTAATCTGAactgtcattttttcttctgggtcTTAGCATTTCTTGGGAGGGGAGTTGGTGGAATTGAGCTGTAACTTCTGTTACAGCTAAGGGTTGCttggtttgtttaaaaaaaaaaaaacaacaaactgttTAAAAGTGGGCCACTGTCTCTTAGGTACTCCTTATCCACGAGATCTGCCTGGTGCCATTCCACCTCCTATGTCAGCAGCCCATCAACTGCAGGCCATGCATGCCCagtcagcagagctgcaaagaCTGGCAATGGAGCAGCAGTGGTTGCATGGGCATCCTCACATGCATGGTGGCCATCTACCAAGTCAGGAAGATTATTACAGGTGAGAGATGCAATGATGGCTTTCAGAGACATGGGAGTGCTACagctttcttcatctttctccacactccattttttttttttccttctgaagtaCTGTTTCTGACTGTGTGCTGACTTACTGTCCTGATGCAGTTATGGAAGATGGTGAAGCTGGACTAAGACCTGATTTGGGCATAGTTGATAGGGCAGAAGAGAAGCTAGGTCCAAATTTTTGGCACAGGATGTAGACTGGTTGAGTCTTACATTGCAGAATTACTTCTGATTGGGCTTTTTGGTGTTGTAGTTACTACAGTTGCTGCTTCCTTATCTCTCTTCTTGAGAACAGTGGAGGAGGGTGGATAAGGCTTTATGAATGAGAACAGAGGAGGAATACAATAAACCTTAAGAATTGACCTAGGGCAATAGGAAGTTGAAACGTGTGAATAATACGGATCCTGCATTAACAGCTGGGAATGCCTAGACGAATCATGTGAATTCTTCTCCCCAGAACTacatggtggtgttttttttttcttggcctACCTTATGCGGCACCACCTTAGTTTCTGTTTTGCAATGACCACTAGCAGTATGtctgctaagaagaaaaagccGCCAGCACCTGGCGAGGGTCATTCTGCGCGTCTGTGGGGTAGCAAGGTTATACAGGAAGCAGTATATTAAACACGTGCCTTGCACTGCTTTACTCAGATGTTTCAGTCCTTGCTTCTGCTATCCAAAATTGCCTGCTGGCGTTGTGCCGTGGGGCAGACAGTTTGCCTGAAGCTGACTGTTGTATTTGCAGCTGCAGATAAATCTAAAGCTTGATGAGCTGGCAGTAGTGATTGTGCTCACATATGAGCACTAGAGGAGCAAAAGGTCATTGCTTCCTCCCACAACAGTGTTACCGCTGCTGTTACAATGGCTCTCGTTTTTGTGCTGAAAGCTCACAAGCCGGGTTGCAACCTCTGTTCCCTTCAGGGCACCACCCGGGTGAGGTTAGCAGGAAGGCAAGCAATCTGTGAAGTGTTGTGACACCACATTCACTTTGTTAAAatgagttttctttctctttcagtcGACTGAAGAAAGAAGGCGACAAACAGttgtaataaattatttatttgtaatgcTGGCTATGGAAACCCCAGTCCTTGGGAAGGAGTGGAACATTTTTACATACAATAAGAGCTACAAAAGGAAAAGGCTAtcttataaatatttctttatatatttaaaacagaaacaaccaCACAACAAGTAGAGACTTATCAGCATAGTGTTCATTTGTAGAGAAGATTTTTCAAGACTGGTGTGGGTCTCCCTGCATGACAACGTATTCAGAAGCCTATTGAAAATACAGGACTGTGTGGAATATTCAGAGAACTTCCTGcaatcttgggtttttttttttttattattagtttcTTTTGAGTAGATGCTAGAATCAGGTTCACAACACAAGTCATTGTGCGTGAAGAGACTCTTAATGCATCTATAgctattctaaaaaaaaaaaacaaacaaaaaaaaaaacaaaaaaccaaaaaaacccacaaggaTTGCAAGTAGGTGACATAACTAGCTCTGAATCCAAGTgctataataataaaaatctacttttattttaatacattgtAGGAAATCTTCATAATTTTAAAGAGAGCTCTGTTCTGCAGCATGGCTTTTTAAGTctgtaaataactttttttgggTAGAggggagaaacaaaacaaaattccagAAACGTTTAACTTGATTTTCAGTAACATCACAAATTGTGAATTCCTACCTGGTATTGATGGAATACAGagttgattttttaataaaatatatatatataattatccCTTTAATTAAAGGGAATGATGGGTATCAATAATTTCAAATGGGTAAAAGCTTGAAATTTGGTTTGATATCAACAATAAGCATTAAAGGGAGTTGCAGGGATAATATTGCAAATGACTGTTTctgttcttggtttttttggttgtttggggttttttttgttcatgttaCATCTTTTAGTTCTGCAGATGATTTCTGTTGAGTTGGGTTTCTGAGCAGTACAGATGTCCCTTGGAACTAGCTTACCCTTTTGATGCCTACTTCAAGGCTTGATTTTCAGTGTGACCATAATACATTTCTTCCCTGTTACCTTTTGAAACTTAATCTAACGATGTTCATTTTAGATTTTAGGCTAAAGTTCAAAGAACTAATCTGTTCTAAAATCTCTTCTTAAAAATGTTCCATGGCTCAAACTAGTACAGCCACAATTTTATATGCATGTGCATATTTTTGGAGGATATACTCTTTCTGGCCTCTTATGTTTGCTACGTTCTTAATAAAAGTGGGCTAGGCAACTCAGTGTTCTTGAAAGTTGTTTTGAAAAGACCAGTTctctttgtgtttctctttgactgttttagttttggtttttgtaaGCATAAATTTTAATTGCCACAAGTGTTCTGTATCTCAGGAACTTACTGCTTTGGGATTAACCAGATATATGGACAGTAACGTTCACTGACTGGCAACACAACAGGTCTATGCAGAATAATTCCTGTTGGCTACTTCCCATGTGGGTGGTAAAAGGAGAAGAATACACAGAAGGCAAGTGAGCATTCTTTTGGAGACAGCTCTGTTCACTGTCTAGGCAGAaaaattttttccccactgttttGCCATGGGTTTTCTTTGCCAGAGCAGAGGGTGATGCAACCAATGGACATCTGAATCTGTTGGCCATTTTTTCTGCTGGTGCATaacttcccctcccccacccaTCCCCGTTATCTCAACTCATGAGTGCTCTCTCTCTGCTGTTGTAGACTGTTCAGTGTGATGGCTGTGTCATAGGACTGTACTGAGCCATGTTTGATAAACTTGTAGTTAATCACACATTCAGATGGaaggcatggcatgcacagtgCTTTATCCATCTCATGCATCTCAAACCAGTGTCAGTGCCCAAAGATTACAGACAGACAGTAACATCAGTTTACCAATTGAAAATATGCATTGGGGTATTCTAGGTCCTCTTAAGGCAAAAATgtaaaggagggagaggaggactGTTTCAGCTGATGTTgatctccctttttttttctgtcctctgttcCAGATTTCTCAGTGCTAAAGAACTGCAATAGCGTTTAATCAGTTCCATCTGCTATATTTGAACTCTGTGAAGGTGCTAGGAGGAACAGCTAGTGTTTCTGAGATTTGGAAACCATGAGGTCAGTCTAGAATCAAGGATGGTATAGTCTTTCTCAGTCCATGCCTTCAGTCGCTGTTTGCAGTGATCAGGTGAAATGGTTTTCTTCTGAGTAACATCACCTACTTCTGCTAAAGGTGGAGTAGCTGGTAATTGGTCTGCTCAGCAGAGAGTGCCTCGGTTTAAAGGTCTAATCAGGCACATTTAAGTTAAAACCTCCCCTCCTGGTTTACCATGTGGAGTTTGGGGGAGTTCAGCCACCTCAGCCATTTCTTCTGATCCTTCTCTTttgctggtttgtgttttttttttaatctatagttcttaagaaaacaaaaaagctaatTGCCTCCCATGGTCCCCTCTCTGtaatttttggcttttttcagctgaagtttgCGGTCTGTTCAAAAGCTATTAATTGatctctttctctgctgcccccccaccccccgcatTCTGATGATTCAtgggaggggttttttttattctcataaTTCAGCAAAtaagcactgaattttgttcAGTTTAGACCGATGATTAACTACAACTTTACATGCAGTGGTCTTTGAAACCATCTTGGTGTTCAATGCCCTGTTAAAACACCCCAGaccttttgattttctttaagaaatctctcttacttttcttctgttttgaaagtttatttttatattttgctttagtgtttttaaaatgtctctcttGTTCTATGTCGTCATGGTTGAGCTTGTTTCACTGCACCGTTAAAGCAGAGTGTACATTCTGACTGCtacatttatatatatcttGAAGCTTAATGTATATATGAGTAGTTTGCCATGGGATAACACAGTGTGAACAGAGTAGAAACCCAGAAATCGTGACTTCTGTGTTCTCTCCATTTgagtattttgtaatttttttgaaatatttgtggacataaataaaaccaagctaCACTACAGCAGCCAGGTTTTGCCTGCAAACAAAATGTGTCTGTTGATTGTTGTTAGtaggaaaagttattttcatctGGGATGATACGGAATGTCTGCGTGGCCATCttgtctgttttaaaaactgtcttCTCTgtcttggatttattttttctttctttgaggtCATTTCATTTTTAACGTACGGTACACAAAAACCAACATCATGTCCAGTTCTAGAGTACATTCTGCCTCCCTGAGGCACTTTTATGCTCCAAGGCCATACTGCATAACTTTGGCGTATTTTTCCCTAAGTTAAGCAATCAAACTGACGAGAATGAATGTGTAAGGATGTTTTGGCTTTCATGAC
It encodes the following:
- the RERE gene encoding arginine-glutamic acid dipeptide repeats protein isoform X6, translating into MDDPFSPCRRLNSTQGEIRVGPSHQAKLPDLQPFPSPDGDTVTQHEELVWMPGVNDCDLLMYLRAARSMAAFAGMCDGGSTEDGCVAASRDDTTLNALNTLHESNYDAGKALQRLVKKPVPKLIEKCWTEDEVKRFIKGLRQYGKNFFRIRKELLPNKETGELITFYYYWKKTPEAAGSRAHRRHRRQAVFRRIKTRTASTPVNTPSRPPSSEFLDLSSASEDDFDSEDSEQELKGYACRHCFTTTSKDWHHGGRENILLCTDCRIHFKKYGELPPIEKPVDPPPFMFKPVKEEDDGLSGKHSMRTRRSRGSMSTLRSGRKKQPASPDGRASPINEDIRSSGRNSPSAASTSSNDSKADSVKKSTKKIKEEVSSPLKNSKRQREKAASDTEEPDRSSAKKSKTQEISRPNSPSEGEGEGESSDSRSVNDEGSSDPKDIDQDNRSTSPSIPSPQDNESDSDSSAQQQVLQAQPQVLQAQSASGQAPPPTPPISAQLPASLPAGSSTASAPPQVSPSASQPPSQPQAAAPPLPHSHIQQAPAVHPQRLPSPHPPLQPLSVSQSQPTPASSQPHSQPPLHSQAQPAPHSLQTQPLLPPPVPSQPFSLPTQSSQSQVPLQTQAPSHSHSALQVQVTQPVLPTATSLQQAQPPREQPLPPAPMAMPHIKPPPTTPIPQLPTAPSHKHPPHLSGPSPFSMNSNLPPPPALKPLSSLSTHHPPSAHPPPLQLMPQSQPLQSSQAQPPVLTQSQSIPPPATHPPSGLHQVSSQPPFSQHPFVPGGPPSITSPSCPSTSTPPTVPGIPLQTSVSTSASSGNMPVVTACTLPPIQIKEEVPDEAEEPESPPPPPRSPSPEPTVVDTPSHASQSARFYKHLDRGYNSCSRADLYFMPLAGSKLAKKREEAIEKAKREAEQKAREEREREKEKEKEREREREREREAERAAQKVSSSSHEGRLGESQLSGPAHMRPSFEPPPTTIAAVPPYIGPDTPALRTLSEYARPHVMSPTNRNHPFFVPLNPTDPLLAYHMPGLYNVDPTIRERELREREIREREIRERELRERMKPGFEVKPPELDALHPATNPMEHFARHGALTIPPTAGPHPFASFHPGLNPLERERLALAGPQLRPEMSYPDRLAAERIHAERMASLTNDPLARLQMFNVTPHHHQHSHIHSHLHLHQQDPLHQGSAGPVHPLVDPLAAGPHLARFPYPPGTIPNPLLGQPPHEHEMLRHPVFGTPYPRDLPGAIPPPMSAAHQLQAMHAQSAELQRLAMEQQWLHGHPHMHGGHLPSQEDYYSRLKKEGDKQL